From one Lolium rigidum isolate FL_2022 chromosome 4, APGP_CSIRO_Lrig_0.1, whole genome shotgun sequence genomic stretch:
- the LOC124705363 gene encoding probable carboxylesterase 15, whose amino-acid sequence MATVGTESQQHQHQANVVLPDGRKVVDEVSGWLRVFDDGSIDRTWTGPPEALPLMQRVEPYAVPRDGHTLHDLPGEPDLRVYLPELNPAGGRLPVIVQLHGGGFCISDPSWLMYHHFYARLACAVPAVVVTAQLPLAPEHRLPAQMDAGVDVLRRLRSIVTADTGTLEDPAAELLRKAADVSRVFLVGDSSGGNLVHHVAARVGEDGADVWAPLRIAGGVPIHPGFVRAARSRSELENTSDSVFFTLDMADKFLAMSLPEGATKDHPFTCPMGPNAPPLESVPLPPMLVAVAEKDLIRDTNLEYCEALRAAGKEVDVLINRDMSHSFYLNKFAVDMDPTTGERAQELIDAIKSFVARH is encoded by the coding sequence ATGGCCACCGTTGGCACCGAGTcgcagcagcaccagcaccagGCGAACGTCGTCTTGCCGGACGGTCGCAAGGTGGTGGACGAGGTGTCCGGCTGGCTGCGCGTGTTTGACGACGGCAGCATCGACCGCACGTGGACGGGGCCGCCTGAGGCTCTTCCGCTGATGCAGCGCGTGGAGCCCTATGCCGTGCCCCGCGACGGCCACACGCTCCACGACCTCCCCGGGGAGCCCGACCTCCGCGTCTACCTCCCCGAGCTCAACCCTGCAGGCGGGCGcctccctgtcatcgtgcagctgCACGGCGGCGGCTTCTGCATCTCCGACCCGTCATGGCTCATGTACCACCACTTCTACGCGCGCCTCGCGTGCGCCGTCCCCGCCGTGGTGGTCACCGCCCAGCTCCCGCTAGCGCCAGAGCACCGTCTGCCCGCCCAGATGGACGCCGGCGTCGACGTGCTCCGCCGGCTCCGGTCCATCGTCACAGCTGACACGGGCACGCTCGAGGACCCGGCGGCCGAGCTCCTCCGCAAGGCCGCGGACGTCTCCCGGGTGTTCCTCGTCGGGGACAGCTCCGGCGGCAACCTGGTCCACCACGTGGCCGCGCGCGTCGGCGAGGATGGCGCGGACGTCTGGGCGCCGCTCCGCATCGCCGGCGGCGTCCCGATCCACCCGGGGTTCGTGCGCGCCGCGCGGAGCAGGTCGGAGCTGGAGAACACGTCGGACTCGGTGTTCTTCACGCTGGACATGGCCGACAAGTTCCTGGCCATGTCGCTCCCGGAGGGCGCCACCAAGGACCACCCGTTCACGTGCCCGATGGGCCCGAACGCGCCGCCGCTGGAGTccgtgccgctgccgccgatgctggTGGCCGTGGCGGAGAAGGACCTCATCCGCGACACCAACCTCGAGTACTGCGAGGCGCTGCGCGCCGCCGGCAAGGAGGTGGACGTACTCATCAACCGCGATATGAGCCACTCCTTCTACCTCAACAAGTTCGCCGTCGACATGGACCCAACCACCGGGGAACGAGCGCAGGAGCTCATCGATGCCATCAAGAGCTTCGTTGCCCGCCACTAA
- the LOC124648851 gene encoding ankyrin-1-like, which yields MARKLDGGRGRLAEAVEAVKDHGAGALHLAAEGKRAEVCEYLVEDVRVDVDALDICGRTPLVWAIIGKGVHVDIVRYLLDHGANPDNVDITGLTPLHEAAKIGHCEVVELLLSRGAFVDPFSTDHGTPLHVASKHKQDGAMKTLLAHHADVNKVLDNFSSPLMIAIYSRSVKCVNLLLEAGADVKGMRTMTPLLAAVTNGLSGVLKPLLAAGADPNVRNEFGHLPIQLAAHFGTRKDVEILFEVTSSRIPAVHDWSVDGIISYIKSEPKLEDNPLSKMSVAKLKEEGDKALRKEDYDSAVEFYTMAMVVDPENVDSTLIGNRGFCRLNLGNGEGALNDAHLCRTMRPDCEDSCWLQGYSYVQLKEYEKACDSFLDGLKLKPRFVGIEKALRQALRLLKESHADKKNGLEGQYREAHLFL from the exons ATGGCGAGGAAGCTCGACGGTGGTCGCGGCCGCCTCGCGGAGGCGGTGGAGGCCGTTAAAGATCACGGTGCCGGGGCGCTACACCTGGCCGCCGAGGGCAAGAGGGCGGAAGTGTGCGAGTACCTGGTCGAGGATGTCCGGGTGGATGTGGATGCCCTTGACATATGTG GTAGAACACCTCTGGTTTGGGCAATCATTGGTAAAGGTGTGCATGTGGATATTGTCAGGTAtcttcttgatcacggtgccaatcCAGATAATGTTGACATAACAGGGCTTACCCCTCTCCATGAGGCCGCCAAAATAG GGCACTGTGAAGTAGTAGAACTCTTGCTCTCGAGAGGCGCTTTTGTCGATCCGTTTTCTACTGATCATGGAACACCGTTGCATGTTGCTTCTAAACATAAGCAGGATGGCGCTATGAAGACTTTGTTGGCTCACCATGCAGAT GTTAACAAGGTTCTAGACAATTTCAGTTCACCTCTCATGATTGCTATCTATAGTCGCTCAGTGAAATGTGTGAACCTACTGCTAGAG GCTGGTGCGGATGTGAAGGGTATGCGTACTATGACCCCCTTGCTAGCTGCTGTAACAAATGGCCTATCTGGCGTCCTGAAGCCCCTATTGGCTGCTGGTGCAGATCCTAATGTTCGAAATGaa TTTGGTCACTTGCCAATACAACTCGCGGCACACTTTGGTACACGCAAAGATGTTGAGATCCTGTTTGAAGTTACTTCTTCTCGTATTCCAGCTGTACATGATTGGAGTGTTGATGGAATAATTAGTTATATAAAGTCAGAGCCAAAGTTGGAG GATAACCCTTTGTCTAAAATGTCAGTAGCTAAGTTGAAGGAAGAAGGAGACAAAGCTTTGCGTAAAGAGGATTATGATTCGGCAGTAGAATTCTATACCATG GCTATGGTTGTTGATCCTGAAAATGTTGATTCAACCTTGATTGGCAATAGGGGTTTTTGCCGGCTTAACCTGGGCAATGGAGAGGGTGCTTTAAATGATGCCCATCTTTGCAGGACAATGCGACCTGACTGTGAAGATTCATGCTGGCTGCAGGGCTACTCATATGTGCAACTAAAG GAGTACGAAAAGGCATGTGATTCATTTCTTGATGGTCTCAAATTGAAGCCAAGATTTGTTGGAATTGAGAAGGCGTTAAG GCAAGCTCTGAGATTACTGAAGGAATCTCACGCTGACAAGAAGAACGGCTTAGAAGGACAATATCGTGAAGCACATCTTTTCCTTTGA